Genomic segment of Colletotrichum destructivum chromosome 5, complete sequence:
TACCATGGTCCGCAATGGCATGCTCGCCCTTCTGGGCCTCGCAGTCGCACCCAAATTCCTTCCTGAAGGTCTCCACCGCCATATCACCCAACTGTTCgatcgccgccttcgcggcCGCGATCTTGGCATATCTTCCActagccgccgccgcgtgaAAGTAGATTTGCCCGTGCAGTACGACGCCGCAGAGAATCTGGGAActggtgatggcggcggctccgCCCTCTTCGACGGTTGGCGCGACTTCGCTAACCATCAGGCGCCACTCCTGACATCCAAAGCCGTCTTGCAGGATGTGGGTGAGGTTCGTGACCGGGTGACGGCTGGCGAAAGAATCGTATAGCGCCATGTCCGTGAAGAAAGGCCGGATGTGCGTGTCGAAAAATACGCGGACTTGGCTGTAATCGTAGCCCGAgtcgatgaagatggcgccAATGTAggcttcgacgacgtcggAAAGATACTTGGGCGCGTGCTGAACATGGATCCAGTAAGCTTGCGTGAATGTCCCGTCAGCTTCCCCGTCTTTCTTGGCGCTCTCAAGCGAGACGACAAAGTCATGGGTCTGATTCAGCAGCGACGCGTGACCAGATAGGACGTGCTTGTGAAGGCCAAGCTTGACGCAAAGACTTGCCAGGAATTGATTGCTGACCATGGCTGTCTTGTGCTCCGTGAGCCACTGAGGATCAGCATCCGGGAACTTGTGGAAGAGAAAGTCCACGCAAACCATGTCAAGCAGGGCGTCACCAAGGAACTCCAGACGCTGGTAGTCGGGCAGATTCTCGTATGCCCGGGGATATGACGGATGTTTAAAGGCACTCCGGAGGAGCGCAGGAGACTTGAACTCGTACCCCAACTTGTCCTTAATTTGACGCGCCAATTCCTTCTGCATGGGAGTCGGATCTGCGAATTGCCACGCGGGAGGGGTGTAGGCGGCGTAGTAATCTCCCCACGACGTCATGAGGTGATTCTTGTTCTTGACCACAGCAGTGACGGCCCTTATCGCCATTTCGAAGTCACTGGTATCTGCGTACGTCAAGTATGCAGCGCCGATGAGAGCCTCACAGACGTCGGCGACAGATTTGTCTGCCAGAGCGTGCCTATGGTTCACTGAACCCTCTTTGCCTCGGATGAGGCGCAGTCCTGACGGATACCAGCTGCGACGATCGAATGACTTCGAACGCACATATTCTGGCAAATTTCTGTCCACGGCCTTATTGAAGAGGTTCTGGTTGCAGATCAAGAGCATCCGATCAACATGGTACCCGAACTCGGTGCTGTCCGGGTTTTCAGTGAAGACGGCGATCGTTGTGGCCATCTTCAAAAAACAGTCCCCGAGAAACTCCAGTCGTTCGTAATTTTTCCCCATCCCGCTTTGAAATTTTATCTTCTCTTTGTCATGCTCATCGCTGTTGTCCGAGTCTTTTGTAACGGCCTCGAGAGCCAGATCGGGCCGGATGTTGAGTTCTAGAAGCTTGCATGCATCTAGGGCAATCATGACCGAATCAATGCGGTGGATGAGCGCGGGAAAAGCGAACGCCATGACAACCGTGTCGATTGGGAGCTGTGAATGTTAGTACTACAAGTTATCCCTTGAGCATGGCACATTAAACTTACAGTTGACACTCTCATGGGCTCCAAAATAAGGTAGCATATTTTGGACACCCCGGCCGCGACCTCTACAAAGTCGTCAAGGAGATTTCGCCTCAGCGAAACGACTTCGGCTTCAACCACAGGCTGAGTATCTCTCCACGTTCTTTTCGTTCGGGTCTTTGCCCACAGGCTCACGCTGTACTCCTTGATGTTCTTCTCCAGCGCCGGATCACGCCAGGCTCTGTGACCAGGATCGGGCACGCCCTCTGGGACCAGGTCCATTGGTTTCATATCTTTACGAATTCCCCGCAAGTAGAACTTCCGAGAACCCGCAGAAGGATCGATGACGAGTTTTTGATTGAAAAATTCATCTCCAGTGCCGTCTTCCCATTCCAGATACTCCACGTCCTTTGTGGTGCATAAATGATCCCAATCAATCAAAGTAGTCGCATCTGCTCTCTTCAGGCCACCAGAATGGTGGCACCGGGTTGGGGCGAGAAAGTAAGGAACATTCTGAGTATGCGCCTCGTACTCCTTGCTGAATACGTCCTTGAAGATGCGGAAAGTGAATGTCTTCAAGAGCTCTGACTCGATTTCGGAAATCCGAATAGGAGTCGGAAGGGACACGACAAAGGCTTCTGATTGTTGTTCATTTCCGAAACACAGTGGAATTACCGGAAGATCCGGTAGCTTTTCTCTGGTGAGTAGTAACAGCGGTTTGGAATCTCTACCCACAGCACTGGGGGTTGCGAGGACCAAAGCACTGACGTAGAGTTGGTCGAAAGGGCCAAGACGAGACCAGACCTCTGGCTTGGTTCTCATCTTGTACTCCGACTTCTTGTTGGCACTGACGGCGAGACGAGCATTTCGCATGGCAGGAAGTTTCCTGATGAACACCGGATGTAAGTTGTGATCAATGTACTTCTTCTTGATCAGCTCCTTGCACATTTCGAACGCAGCAGAGCAGCGGGCTGCCTTCATGTTACTGTGTGGGAACCCTGTCATATGCATGATCGGAGACTTTGCTGGTAACTGAACCTCTGCAATGAAGTTCTGTCCCTGGTTTATAACCACGTATTCGGGCGCCAAGACCTCGTCATTGAATTGGCGTAACGAGGAGGCGAAGTTGGCCAGCACCTCGAGACTAGATGTCCATGTCAGCATCGCGCCGGTGGACTTGATGAGGTAGGTTTTGTAGTGCAGGTCTCCTTTGAGAACGCTGGCCGAGATATCGAAGCCCATGATCTTTTTGTCTTCGGGCAATTCGTTGCAAAAGCGACGGAGAACGTTCTGATCGTACGTGGCCTGGAGTACCACGCGAGCTTGTCTTccgttgccgccctcgatGAATGAGAGGTACTCTGAGTCCTGACGTCTGGCGCGCCCTTTTGATTGAATGTACTGAATCACTGATTTGTAAAGGTCGAATCGCATGACGAGGTTGCAGTCGGGTATGTCGAGCCCTTCTTCGGCGACCTGGGTAGCGAAGAGACAGTTGACTTCCGCTTGCCTGAACTTGTGGATGGCCAAGACCTGTTGCTTGAATGACATGTTTGCAAGTCCCGTAGCTGTCTGGCTGCCGACTAGCATTGCCGGGCTGAGATATTGGAGTTTGATGCCCTCCTGCTCAAAAAGATCCGCAAGTAGCACGGCTGTGAGTCTCATCTCTACGAAGACAATGCAACGATACCCCGGACCTTTCGTGAAGCGGAGTTTTAGCTCTTCCCATAGCCTAAGGACCTTGATAGATACCTGATCCAGAGTCGGAGTGGCAGAGTTGAACTCGTGGCCCTGGATGACATCTCGAAGCTTCTGAACTGCTGCAGTCTCTTTGTCGTTGGATTTGAGGCCGGAGTAGGTCATGTCGGTCCTGTGTGCGAGCCGCAAAATTGTCTCGTCTGTCAGAAACAGCTGCCAGAAGCGATCTGCCGCCCAAGGGCCGAGTGACGAGGTTGCAGCCTTTGCAAAAGAAAGCTCTTTACTGAAGTGCGGATTGCAGCCCACAAGAGCGCTGACTTTCTGGTACAGCTTGGTCTCGTAAGGAACAGGGAGACTGCTATAATGAACCTCGATTTCCCTTATGTTTCGAGCGGTGGAGTTGCTATAGAGTGACTCCTCGGACACGGTTGCAATTTCGCTGTGAAGAAGACATTCAAGCTGAGCGGTAGCAATCTTGACGTCCGTCTGAGCATCGACAGGGGAGGCCGTCATACCGAGGATTCTAGGTCTCATTTCTTTGGCAGGCTCCTTGATGTAGAAGTCCTTGATGATGCGAGCGTACGGATGGTTCTTCTTCGTATGATGGGCCTCATCGAAGACAAGAAGGTTGATCTGGTTCATGCGGATGTATGAGTGGGTCAGACATTTCTGTAGAATGGCCGCGGTGCAGACGATGACCATGTTCTCTTCAAATTGCTGGGTCCAGAACTCGCGGGACCACATCTCGTCAACCATGTCACCGCAGAAACGACCGACTGGGTGCTCCAGGTTGCAATCGAGGACTGCATGCTGCTGAAAGACGAGAGACACCTTGTCCACCTGTTTTACAAATAATTAGATAAGGACCTTCCATGTTGACGGGGATTCTTACCAGGAAGAAGGCAATCCGCTTAAGCTTTCCGGCTGCGCGATCTTCAATCTCCTTTTCGAGGATGTGACGAAGCAGCAAACCTGCGATTAGAGTCTTTCCGGATCCGGTATCCAAGACCACGATGGTGTTCTTTTTCTTGGCTTTCTCGAAAAGCTCAATTTGATATTCTCGTGGGGTTTGGATGATCTTGAACCTTTCGCTCTCCAGCTTCATCAGGTGTGC
This window contains:
- a CDS encoding Putative ribonuclease III domain, helicase, dicer dimerization domain-containing protein, which produces MERCNDQRVDDPLPTSIHSIDSEAGSTPRLLAPLTPSQLNQKPKLTAFPSSSGESSPTDLLTTLVSQASVSNDDLEAQAGDEKSGTNDGEDDNDDDDYDEYLRWSLNPERHRKVSEKKRRDHALFQSWIKSNQSKVLDEASKTSKEQKPGSVAHLMKLESERFKIIQTPREYQIELFEKAKKKNTIVVLDTGSGKTLIAGLLLRHILEKEIEDRAAGKLKRIAFFLVDKVSLVFQQHAVLDCNLEHPVGRFCGDMVDEMWSREFWTQQFEENMVIVCTAAILQKCLTHSYIRMNQINLLVFDEAHHTKKNHPYARIIKDFYIKEPAKEMRPRILGMTASPVDAQTDVKIATAQLECLLHSEIATVSEESLYSNSTARNIREIEVHYSSLPVPYETKLYQKVSALVGCNPHFSKELSFAKAATSSLGPWAADRFWQLFLTDETILRLAHRTDMTYSGLKSNDKETAAVQKLRDVIQGHEFNSATPTLDQVSIKVLRLWEELKLRFTKGPGYRCIVFVEMRLTAVLLADLFEQEGIKLQYLSPAMLVGSQTATGLANMSFKQQVLAIHKFRQAEVNCLFATQVAEEGLDIPDCNLVMRFDLYKSVIQYIQSKGRARRQDSEYLSFIEGGNGRQARVVLQATYDQNVLRRFCNELPEDKKIMGFDISASVLKGDLHYKTYLIKSTGAMLTWTSSLEVLANFASSLRQFNDEVLAPEYVVINQGQNFIAEVQLPAKSPIMHMTGFPHSNMKAARCSAAFEMCKELIKKKYIDHNLHPVFIRKLPAMRNARLAVSANKKSEYKMRTKPEVWSRLGPFDQLYVSALVLATPSAVGRDSKPLLLLTREKLPDLPVIPLCFGNEQQSEAFVVSLPTPIRISEIESELLKTFTFRIFKDVFSKEYEAHTQNVPYFLAPTRCHHSGGLKRADATTLIDWDHLCTTKDVEYLEWEDGTGDEFFNQKLVIDPSAGSRKFYLRGIRKDMKPMDLVPEGVPDPGHRAWRDPALEKNIKEYSVSLWAKTRTKRTWRDTQPVVEAEVVSLRRNLLDDFVEVAAGVSKICYLILEPMRVSTLPIDTVVMAFAFPALIHRIDSVMIALDACKLLELNIRPDLALEAVTKDSDNSDEHDKEKIKFQSGMGKNYERLEFLGDCFLKMATTIAVFTENPDSTEFGYHVDRMLLICNQNLFNKAVDRNLPEYVRSKSFDRRSWYPSGLRLIRGKEGSVNHRHALADKSVADVCEALIGAAYLTYADTSDFEMAIRAVTAVVKNKNHLMTSWGDYYAAYTPPAWQFADPTPMQKELARQIKDKLGYEFKSPALLRSAFKHPSYPRAYENLPDYQRLEFLGDALLDMVCVDFLFHKFPDADPQWLTEHKTAMVSNQFLASLCVKLGLHKHVLSGHASLLNQTHDFVVSLESAKKDGEADGTFTQAYWIHVQHAPKYLSDVVEAYIGAIFIDSGYDYSQVRVFFDTHIRPFFTDMALYDSFASRHPVTNLTHILQDGFGCQEWRLMVSEVAPTVEEGGAAAITSSQILCGVVLHGQIYFHAAAASGRYAKIAAAKAAIEQLGDMAVETFRKEFGCDCEAQKGEHAIADHGTAI